The Pseudomonadota bacterium genome includes the window CGATCAGGCAGTTGCCCCGATTGGTCACGGTCAGTGAACCGCCCTTGTCCAGAAAAGGTTTTAATTTTTCCACATGGTCTTTGGCGTTGCCGAAGCTCGTGCAGAATCTGTCGGTAATGACGTCCTTGAAGCCTTTCTGGAAATCGGTTTCCCGTTCAATGAAGATGATGCCGTTTTTTTCGGCATAATGGAGATTTTTTGCCTCGACCACAACCTGGAACACTTCGTATAGGGTCAGGTTTTCCATATCGATGTCGATGGTGTCGTCAATCTTGTCATCCACATAAATATTTATTCCTCCCTGCCGACCGATGGCCTGCAGTAAAGTCTTTACTTTCAGCTCCTTTGTTTTCAGTGAAGCGGGCTGGTTTTTTAGTTTGTCGAGGGCCGACTCCTGGGAGAATACCGGTGCTGTCGAAGCGATGAGAAACGACAGCAATGCCAGGAGGAGCGTTGCAAACTGTCGGATAGTTCTGTTCTGTCTGTTCATGGGGATCTCGTTCATTTTTTCCCGCCTGAGTTCTCTTTCTTTAATTCAATAAATGGATCCGGGAAACGAAGTGTCCGGCTGGTTTTCCGATTTGCAAGGATCACGCTGTCCTTCTCGATGCTCTGGACTCTTGCTCCGTCGATGGTTTCTCCCTGTCTCAGGGGCTTGTTGTTGATGATGGCCACCGGTTCCCTGCCGGTCCAGAGAATGCCGTTCAATTTAAAATCGGCAAAGGGGTCTTTTTTACTGCCTTCATCTCTCTCATCAAATTTCCGCAATTGCTCAAGGGGCCAGATGAAAGGGTCCCGGGCCGGGACCAGGGAGTTGTCGCTCCTGGTTTTGGCCGGTAGCCGTTCAGGTCTGACCACCAGGGTCTCCGGCGCTTCCTCCGCAATTGCGGGGAAAGGGCTTGCCGCAAAGAACAACAGCACAAGCGCGACGGCTGACTGCAAGCGGAAATATGTGAACATTGGGCCCGTGGAGGTCATTGTGAATCCTTGAGCAGAATTCTGCTGACCATGAGGGAAAAGTGCAGAGTTTCATCGACTGCATCCTTTTCATCGCTCACGGTTGTCAGTTCCAGATTGTCGATTTTGGCAATCTCAGGGCTGTTTTCTATATATTGCAGATAGGTCACCACATCGTGATAGCTCCCGCTGCCGGTCAACCTGGTCGGATGTTCTTCAAACATCTCAAGAGATCTCTTCTCTCCCTGAATCATCTGGGTCAGGCTCTTTTCAATGCTGAACGGAGCGTAAGGGGTCATGGTGAAGAGAACCTTGTTGAACCTGCCGGCGTCACCGATGGAGCCCCATTGTTCGCGCTGCAGTTTTTCGCGGAGTTTGAGGATGGAGATTTCTTCCTGCAGCATCTTTTTCCGGGTCTGCATCTGGGTGATGAGTGGCACAATATTTTTGGTCGAATCCTCTGTTTTGGTTGCCGAAACTTCTTCTTTCTGGGCAATTTTATCGGCAAGTTTTTTAGCTTTGGGTGCGATCAGTACCGCGTTGGCCGCGTAATATACGGCAAAGCAGGTCAGAAGACCGAGAACAATGATCCTGAACTGGTTCATGGCTTCCCGGTCGTTCCGGAGAATGAACTGGAACTGGCGGAGGTGCCTGGTGATCTCGTTCAGCTGTAGTTTTTTCATCTCGGAAGTATCTATTCCATGGTGAAAGTTATTCTGAAGTTGAGACCGTCGGAGCCTTTGCCTGCCATCCGGTCGACTTCATTGAGTACCGCGTGGCGGATGAAACCGTCATCCGCCAGGTCTTTGACCAGAACAGGGAGGTCCTGATATTTCATGGCCACACCTTCAACGGAGCCCAGGCTTTCCTGAAACGAAATCCTGTTGCATTTCACTGAAGCGGGCAAGGAGCCGGAAATAATATTCAAAGCCCTGGTGTAGTATCTTTTCCTGCTTCTGATCGACTCGATTTTAGCGACCTCGCCGGCAATTTTGTCTTTCTGCTCCGCTAGAGTGCTTATCTCCTCAGCCAGACGCTGTTTGCTGGCGAGGATGATGTTGGCCTGCAGCTGTTTTTCCTGCAGGGCGCTTTTCTCGCGCTCTGTATTTGCTATTCGCGATTCGATGATTCTGATCTCGATAAAAACCGAGGCCAGAACGATACCCATCAGAAGGAGCAGAATCAGCGGGGAGATCACTTTCAGTGTCTCCGAGAGGGGTTTCTGCGGTACGAGATTTATCCTCTGCAGCATCTTTCCTTACCTGGCAGCGGTGCCGATACAGATCGCGCGTATAAGATCCGGACACTCTTCGGTTCCGGCGGCTTCAGTCAGGGGAGCAAGCTCGGCGTTGATGGTGGAGCGGGTGATTTCTCCCATATTGTCGAAGAACGTCGTCGCGCCACCGATAAACACCTTGTTCAGTTCAGATCCTTTCAGAATCGAGGAGAAGTAGTCTCTGGTCCGGATCATTTCAAGGCCGAGAGAGTTGATGTATTCCGGCCATGTATGGTCTTTTTCTACCGGGAAGGTCTCGGTCGAGAAGTTGTCTTCATCATTCTCCGCTGAAAACTCATCAGCATTCGGGATTTGCTCAAATACCGGCGGTGCAGGTGCGGGTGCTCGCCCACCCCGGGGTGCGAGGAGGAAATCCGAAAGAATCGAATCGTCTTCGACAAGGAACGGATCTTCATCTGCTTCGGCAGATTCGGTACTGTCTACCGGTTCGGCTTCCGGTAAGGGTTTATCCAGTGTCTTTTCCTCTTCATCAAGTGAAAACGGGGACTTGGGCGGTTTGCCTTCAACCGATCTGACAAGTTTCAATTGGCCGTTTTCGTATATGGCGTGAGACGAGTGATCGGGCCAGACCAAGGAACAGAGGGCCGTTTCCCGGCCGGAAAGTTTGCCGCTCAAGGTAAGATAGGAAAAGGCGGCAAAGACATCGGGCTCCAGGTATTTCAGTTCCAGTTGTTTTCTGGCAAGTTCAGAGCGCATGGTGTTGAAGACCTTTGCCGGGAAAAGATAGGCGGTGATTTCCAGATGGTCTTTCTGTCTGCGGGTGATCTGCCAGTCGTAAATAAAATCCTGGAGCGGCTTGTCCAGTGCTTTTGCCAGGTGGTAGGGAATCGCTTTACCGACAGCCTCTTCAAGCATCACCGGCATCGAGACGGTGATGGTTTTGAAGAGATAAAGCGGCAGGGCCACGGAAACGGTGCCTTTACGCGCTGAAACTGATGAGAGGAGGCGGTGGAGGGTCACTTCGTTGCCGGGGGCGCCCTCGGTGGAGGAGAGAATTTTGAGCTCAGGTTCTAAAAAACCAGGTTTGCTGATCACTTCAGCCAGAATTGTGAGTTCGGAATTGCCGGAAAGGGCAAAGGTCGGCTTTTTGGCAATTTTCGCAAAGGGCAGTTTCATAGTCAGTTCAGGCTCCGGGGGAACAGTTCGCTGTCTGGAATACTTCGCGAAAACCAGGAGTGGCCGGTTTCCTTTGCTTCCCTTGCTTCCTTGCGGATTTTCGGCCCGAAGGAGTTGTCGATGATGCCGGATTTCTTCATGATCAGCAGATTGTCCAGGAGAGCCTGATTTTCCGGATCGATCCGCATCGCTTCCTCCAGATACCTTTTGGCCGGTTCAAAGAGCCCGAGTTCGGCAAGCGCCACACTGATGTTGATGAACGGTTCAATCATCTCCGGGTGTTGGCGGATGATCCCGTCAAGAAGATAAATCCCGCGCCAGTGTTCGTTTTTGTCGATCAATCGTGCGGCCAGATCGTTCAGCTCTTTCGGCCCGCCCTGCGGCAGGAGAATTGACGCTTCCACCGCACCCGGTGATTTTTCCGGTGAATCTGAGGAGACCCCGCTCATATTTTCGGCTTTCTGGTGGACATTCTTGCTGTCTCCGGATTGCAGAATCAGAGGGCCGACAAAATAGACAAGGGCGAAACAGGCAACAGCCAGGGTTAGAACAAAGAGAGCCTTTTTCCGCTTTAGCTCCGTGGTTGTTCCCGAAGAGGCGTTTGTTCCGCTTCCTGATACCTGGTAAGACTCGTTGCGCCTGATCTGTTCCAGGGTGTTGAAAAGCTTGCTCAAATTGTATCCCCTTGGCGGGGCGGTCTTCAGGGCCCCGATATTGTAAATCTCTGTCTGAAATCCCGGCTCTTCAGCTCTACTATCAATCAAATGCAAAATGCAAAATGCAAAATGCAAAATGAAGGCAGCGTATGTGTTGTAAATTACTTTTCACTTTGCGTTTTGTTTTCACTCTTCACTCTGCATTCTAAACTCTTAACTCCCGGCTTATCAGCCGGGCATCACCAGCGAGACGGTCTTTCATCGGCCGAATCGATATTGTCGGTAAATGGCCGGTCGTCATTAAGATAGAAAACCGCCCCGACGACCCTCCCGTTTTCGTCCCGTTCGTTACCTGGATAATAGGCCCAGCAGGTGGCCTCATTGGCTTTACGGATCGGGGCGCTGATATCTGCATAGGTACGGGGGGTCACTCCGGAAGGGTTCTGGGCCATGGCCGGGGTCATGTCGGGCAGGCCGCATTTCGGCAGGGCCTTGTTGATCTCGTTGGAGAAGATCTCGCTTCTGACCAGCCGAAGATGGCGGAGCGCTTCGGGCCTCGTTTCCAGGTTCAGTTCGTTGGCCTGAATCTCTTCGAGGGTCGGCCAGTCGGGGTTGTCACCCTCAATGCCGGTGTTGATTCCGGAAGTGAGGATCTTGGCATGGGCAAGTTCTACGGCGCCCCTGATCGCGGCAAGCCTTCCCTTGACGGCGGCAATCTTCGCCTCTTTCTGCATATTCAGGTAGTAGGGGATGGCCGTTGCCGAGAGAATCCCAAGGATTATGATGACGATCAACAGCTCCAGCAGAGTGAAGCCCCGCTTGTTTTTGAGTTGGCTCATACGTTCCTCGCAAGACGGTGATGGTTGTATGTGTCTTAAATCATTAGATAAAAATGTATTTAGACAATGGAATGTGAGGTTTCATCTGTTGCCATTCCAGTAAATAAGGTTCTTAACTACCTGTTATAATAAAAAATTTATCACAAAATTTTTGTGAAAAGCAAATTATCCGGCAAAATAATTGCATCATTTACAGGATATATTTCACCTCGATGGTCCTTGAGATGGTGGTGCCGGTAATTGAACCCTGAACACTTAAAGTTGAGGGG containing:
- a CDS encoding prepilin-type N-terminal cleavage/methylation domain-containing protein, with product MSQLKNKRGFTLLELLIVIIILGILSATAIPYYLNMQKEAKIAAVKGRLAAIRGAVELAHAKILTSGINTGIEGDNPDWPTLEEIQANELNLETRPEALRHLRLVRSEIFSNEINKALPKCGLPDMTPAMAQNPSGVTPRTYADISAPIRKANEATCWAYYPGNERDENGRVVGAVFYLNDDRPFTDNIDSADERPSRW